The DNA region GCACCCTTCAAACATAATATTCCGCTTCACAGGTTTCACTTATCTACTATTAACATTCCATAACCATATGCCAACTTCCCAATATACACAGCTGCAACTAAACTCTTATCTGATTGCTCCAAGCAAATTGGCACCATCAAGCTTTGCACCTTCCAAGTGCTGagtaaataataaaaggaaaaagtagtgaatatatGCTAGACTATCATACTTCGAACAGCAAATAGTTATTCTCATTAGTTAGTGTGGTTGATCATGATGAGAGTAATTCTTAGAGAGATTGTGGAGCTACGAGcttaaaagtcttcaactttctGAAACGAGTATCTTACCAAATTTTTGGGTTCTTGGCACATTGCTAGGAGTTCCCCAATTCAATGCACATTTCTACTCTACATTCTCAGTCTTTTACTAGTACAGTGGTAATAGAAAACACACATACATCACTCCTCTCTTTTCTTGCTTTCACTTTGGCTTAGTCATGCACTCATGCACTCATGCACTCATGCTACTCATCTATATGATAAAGAGGACAATAAAACCAGCCATCTATGCatatgttgcatttgcatatattGCTATATTTGCAGTTGGGAGCAAAGTCAGAATCCAATCAAAAAGAAATCAGAAACTTCATATCTCTTCCTACATAAAAATTACTACTGATTGGTTAAATTGCTTAAAATGAAGCACTTGGTTTTGGTTACAACTAGCAGTTTTTATGAAGCAATAAGTAGAATTGAGTGGGCTCTGGACCTAACTCAACCCCAAGAGTTAGTTCTAGATGTGTGGATTACCTCACACTTATGAACATCACACAGAGACAACTCAATTATTGCTCCAAGATTCCCCTTCCTAAGGTCTtcataaatagcaagaaatttcaaattaataaaaaagagttAGCTAAATTACGTACTGTCTCTCGAAGATTGACATGACGTAGATAAGCTCGTTGAAGGTTAGCACCCTTCAAGTTAGCATTGTTCAATTTTGCACCCTGAGAAGAACATAAATGATTTCATAATAAGGAAACACTTCACACTAACCATAAAGACAATTTGATGGAAGATGCCTGAACTTAATTATTAGTAAAGCATATATAATTATGATAGATTTAATACAAAATTACAGTACCATCTTTTTCTTAATATAACACATGCCTCCCTTATTTTGCATTCTACATAAGCCTCTTCCTTTATTTTTTCCGAAATAACTTAGGCCttccttaattttttttgttagaaaaaGGTCAAAGAAATTTCAAACTTATAACATACAAAGTTTTTTCATAATTTTGTTAGATACCCCACATCATTCTACATAATTTTGTTAGATACCCCACATCATCCATCTATACATGTATGAttcattaatattattattataaatcagCAAAGTTTGCAACCTCCAATAAGTGGCATTAATTTCCAGAACCGGTACAGATACACATGTTATCAAATATCTTGCAAAGCTAGAGAACCACATCATGGATAAAATGTTTTTGGAGGAAATCTGTGCAATTTATCAACCAAAAGGAGCAAGAGGTGAAAAATATTCCAAATATGGTAAACTGATTATTCTGCAATCATTTTCAACATTTTCCCTGGAAAAAACAACCCTTTTATATAAATCCCATACAGGTCCAGAATAAATTACCTTTAAGTTAGCTCCTTCTAGGACAGCCCCCTCTAAATTGGCATTAGTAAGATCTGCATTCTGAGAAAATCAAATGTGCTAATTATTAGTCATCAGAATCTTTCAACCAAGACATGGTGCTGCTTGTATCAAACTAACCCATCTCATGGGTATCAAAATCATCCATCAAGCAACATATACAagtaaatgttatttttttactctaattatgtattaaatattaacaCTTTAATCATACTACATTCTTATGTTGTTTTTGTTGGGGATTTTTTTCCCCGGCTTTGTTCTTGATGTTGATGTGGAAAGGAGGGTAGGGGGAGGGACAAAACAAAAGACTAGCAGCCTAACTGCACTGTCACTGTCCACGACACTCTGCCCAACCATCAAGGAAACAATATTGTCTAATGATCTCAAATCCCCAACCAACCAAAGATCATTTCAGCCAATTCAGTAATACGGTGGCCATCCAAAACCCACAAAGTTGTGAACCCTCTGTTAGTCTCTACTCTCTAACTCACTCTCCCTCTCTTCGTCTATGTCTCTCGATCACGGCTCTATCTTATTaggagttttaaaaaaaattcaatatgcTGTACTGATGTTGATAACGTTCCTCTGCCAGGGGAATAACAAATAGACAAATGGAAGAATATACTGGAAGATACTTCATATCAAATGCTTTTAGTAACCAAGAGAGCAAAAGCGAAAACACAAACATATGCGTGCAAGTTAATGATTCAGATTGTTGAACCTGTAGGTGTGCAGAACGCAGATCAGCTCCACAGAAGCTACAATCTACTAGGCACGCATCTGCAGAATAAGGTTTCAAACAAATGACGTCATTTTCAAGTATAGTGTTTTGACATActcaaaaaaaagggagaaaattgCACCTTCCAATTTCACTTGGTTTCCGTAACAAATATACCACCAACAAGGATGGagaccaaattaaaatattaagctGGAAGCTAGGAGAATAAATTAAAGGAGAGCACAAAAGCTAGGGCTTGATTTACACTATATCTGCTGCCTTTGTGCTTATAAATATTCTGTCTTCAAGTTCATCATTATCTAAAATGGCATTTTCCAGAAACAGCAAGCATATTGCTTACGATTAATTCACAGCGCAGGTTGAGTAATTGACAAATTTAGGAACCTTGATTCACCTTACAAAGTGATTCATTCAAGTTAGGTCTTATAAAATTCAAAGGAAAATTCAGTGGACAACTCTTAGGCAAGTGAGATTGTGCAGTAGAGAATATTGTACAATATACAGCTAATAGAAGAAATATATATAACTAAGATGAATGTGTTATGGGTCAGTGGGTGTACAGACAGAGGATATAACCAAGGGAAATTTGGTGTGGCATCTATCAAACTGAAGATAGGACACTTTATCAAGGTATTTTAGTCATATAAGAAGACCAAAGGAAATAGAAGCCCCGTGAAACATAAGATGGTTTTACTGAAAATTTGGTTTTCATATAATCCCATAGGACAACTAATCCATGTAGCCAACCCCATATGGCGAGACAAGGCTTAGTTGTTCTTTATTGGTTATAATGAAACAGCAACAATGACAAGGTATTGCAAGGCAAAAATACATACATGGTGGAACTATCAAGTGATAAACCAGCATTTAGCTGTAAAAACTATTGATCTGCTGTATCAAAACGGACAAAAAGCACATAAAGATAATAACAGACCTTGTAAATTTGCACTCTGAAGGCATGCACCAGCCAATAAAGCACCACGAAGATTTGCCCCAGTAAATTCACATCTTCCCTAGGCAAGATTAAATAACTAAGAGGCCGAAAAATGCAtacaataaataaacaaacaaaattccTCAGTGACTTACTCCCGCAAAGTTGCATTGTGAAAGATGGAAGCCTCAGCATCAACATCCTATTAAATTGAGAATAGGTAGGTATCAAGATAACATGCACAATGTGGTTAGTACCAGCCAATTTTACAATCCCGCACCTAACTAATACAAGACAAGCTCACAAGCATAAAACTTGACAAATTTTGAAACATAATCTTGGAAAATGTGTTCTTTTTCATATTAGCAAGTCTGCATTAATAAGTAACATTGATCATTTGCAAATAATTACACTAAAAAGATGTATATTTTTTAGATGATCATAAAATTGGATTTTAAATTGTACACAAATTGAAGAAACAGCCCATACTAAATTCCCCCCAATCTTAAGTAATTTTGCCAGACTTAACTTGTTGAATTGACACGCAAGTATTACAAGTCTAGTCAGAATCATACTTACCCGAAACTTTGCACACTGAAGGTTTGCTCTTGAAAAGAACACATTTTTTAGACAAGCATAGCTGAAATCTACAAAGGATAAATCCTGAAAATCCAAATCAAAAGACAGAAAATGTCAGAGATATTATTCTCCATACATTGATCACTTAAGATTCCCTACGAATATGACTTAGATCCCCTTAACATATTACATTGGTTCATCGTCTTGTTACTTCAATTTCTCTCCACATAAGGTAACAAGTCACATGTCACGAACATTCTTAAAGTGCTACATTAGTATAATATTGAAAGAACATACGGATATAAGAGTAACTAATGAGTAGTGAAAACTTAGTATAACTGACAAAACTTGTGTTAATGACACTAGATAAAGCTAAATTAAAGACAAGGTATGTATTTGACATCTGAAGGTCAATGCACCACTCTGTCAAAATACATTACATTAATTAAATAACTGCTTTCACAAGTGATCTATGAGtctaaaataatgttaaaaagtATAATAATGATCTCGAAATTTACCAGTTTAGAGAGGTCAAGGCCAGAAAGATTAACCCCTCGAAACCTAACTTTATCAGATTGTATGCACTTGATAATATCAGTCCGTGTTAACTCTGTATGGAggtcatcatcttccttcctcttATTAAGGACAGTATTAATTCCATCTATTAGCCCCTGATATTTCAAAAGTACTCACAGGATCAGCCAATCAGGGATTCCATGAAGGCCTGAAGTTTaagtttcttactttcttttcaaaatgatCAAGCAACTGGAGCAAAGCTATAGGAAGGTATATGAGGAAATTAAAGTTCAACATTAAGGCATATGGAGCTATCAAAGCGATAATAGCAGGTGCAAGTATGCATTCTATTTGTTTACGATACAATGAAGGACATTCTTTACATTTAAGAAGGGGGTAATTCCATCACAGGTTGCTCTTCTCAATACAGATGTCAAAACAAATGTGAACTGTGTACTAAAATTTAAAACATCAAAACCTTTctttgattaaaatttaaaaacacattATCAATATAATGATGGTGCATGGCACTCCCATGATGATGATATTCTTATGACAAATCGATGAAGGAACTCATTTACACATGTTTTAGTCAAAGCTGAAAACTAGACAGTACAATGATGACAATCTTAGAACTACACAAAGCAAACAAGAAGCAGTCTAAGAATGTAAATTTCAGCTTTCAAATCATCGAACCACAATCCATTGGAAAAGAGCAATACTCACAAGTAACTGATAGTACTCAGCCTCCCGCAATAGTTCATTATATTCAGAGTCCTCCAGAGTAGGCACCACACCATCTCTCAACCAATTAAGAATGTGACGGAAGTGTTTACCATCCCTGTCAACAAAGACATATCCCTGCAATCACTCATTGCAATTTTCACCAAATCAATAAACAAAGCCAAAAGTGCATAATTGAGGAAACCATATACAAGTataaacaaagaaacaaagaaagacagAATTTGACATTGCCTTATCAGAATCTAGGCAGAGAGTATGGCGACCACTGAACATAGCAGCCAGCATTGAATCAGGCTCCCGCTGAGTCAACGTATCAGTGGTGGTGCAGAATTTCTTGCCCCCTGCGAAAATTTTTCACGAACAAGGACCAAAACACATAATTATGACAGATATTCATCTTTCCTCAACCAAACATTGAACGGTCCAAACTCCAAAATAGTAAATTCGCAATTACATAAAATCCCTAATTCTAGAGAATTGGGggaaaagagattggaatgaaTGAGAGAGATAAGAAACATACCGATGTTGAGGCGAACGACAGAAGGCGAATGGGATTCGGCGTCCTTCATTGTaggcagagaaagaaagagaaggaagagtGTCGCAGTCGCAGGACTCGCACCAAAACTACGAGCTCAAGCTTCCATGGCACAACACTGACACTATTTTTCGGTTTTGCGATTTGGAACAAAGGAATCAGGAATTTACAAAACGTTCTCTTCAGTTGAGTTGAGGATAGAGATTGCCGAAAAAAGAAATTGCTACTAACTACTTcctcctttttttatttattatttatttttattttttagcttaattttaattttgtacaaTGTTTTTCTTTATTGTAgaaaatttatcattcaattatcAATTACTATATCATCAATAAATAAAGTATTAcaagttattatattttttcttcattaattaaggataatttgttaatattaatttaaattagttatcaaatcaatcattatatatttatgtataaatatatattatttaatttattttaatatatatttattagtcGAAATAGTTACTTTCGAAAGACTAAGCTGATTCGAAATGCTAATGAAGAGTCAGGAAGGAAGTAGAGGCCAGAAAGACGCACGTGCAAGTACGAAGTGAAAATTATTTGACACAGACTCGATTTCAATATCTTGACAAATCGAACAATTACTCGAATAAAGAATCGAATAAATGTTCGAACGGAGAATCGAGCAGTTACACGAATAAAAAAGTCAAAGGCTTTCTATGAGTTAAGAAGTTGTTGGTAACGTTCATGGGCAAAAGAGTGAGAACAGTTACCTAGGAATTCGCATACAAGGCAGCATCATGTAATTAATGGTCGGTTATGAAATAGAACTATAAATATTAGTAAGTTTTATGAAATGAGAGTTTGGCCGTTTCTTCATAaatacactcaagcacactcacatcaCAGAGAATTTTTTAGTCTATATTCGAGTTCAATTTCTGTAGGATTTCTTTCATGTCTTTAATTTTCCATTTACAATTTTTGTAAACTTTATTTTTTCCTATCCGATTTATCTTCAAAGCATATTTGAATTTCATTGTCAGATTTACATTCAaagtcttctttatttatttgttcaatttattttttagtatctTTAAGTTTCCTGCCAAAAGTCCTCTAATTCAATCAAAGGTATTTTAATCACTTTCTTTAAATATCAATGTAAACTATTTTGATCTCAGTAAGTTtactttttgaatattttattttgcacttCTTTTAGCCTTTTGCACTTTTTGAACTTATTTTCTATCTTAATATTCGTCTAATTCGATTGATGCACTTGTAGAAAATTAGTACTTGTAAAAGACGAGTTGGTTTCGCTCCCAaaccattagaatcgaaccaccatcaatttattaaaaattgataaaataatattttatacaaataatttaatttagtgactaattttttatatccACTAAACAtggttatataattataatatatattttatgtatagattgatttaatgtttattttttatttacacattggcataaaaaaataaattctttttccgAAATCTCCCAAGATTAGATTGGCAacttggcatatatatatatggaggCTTATCTTAAACAATGGCAATTTAAGTattccaaaaaagaaaaagtaaaacaaTATCCGGTAATTAACAACGCCGTGTAATAGCATTGAATTACAACCCTTTGTGATAATCCCTTCACATTATCCTTCATTAATTCATTTCCTTTCCGGGCTTATAAATAGCACTAAACCACAACCTTTGTGCCTCACACCAGAAAATTAAAGCCGAaaacaaattagaaaaaaaaaatgtcaGGAATCATCGAAAAGATTGAAGAGGTCCTCCATATTGGAGGGAACAAGGATGGTGATCACAAAGGTGATGACCACAAAGGAGATCATAAGGAAGAACACAAGGATCATCACGatgatgagaagaaaaagaaggaaaagaaggatGATGATGGAGATAGCATTGTGGACAAGATCAAGGACAAGATCCATGGAGATCATGATGACAAGGACGAGCACAAgggtgaagagaagaagaagaagaaaaagaagaaggacaAGAAGAAGCATGAGGATGGCCATGATGACCATGACCATAAAAGCGACAGCGGTAGCGGTAGCGGCAGCGGCAGCGGCAGCGGCAGCGGCAGCGACAGTGATTAGATCTTCATTCTACAGCTTAATGCTAATCATCTTTAAGGTAGTGTAACTATGTTTTAATTTGTTGATAATTAAACCGACAATCTGAGATTATGTGTGATTATTATCGGATTATCACCATGGCCATTATTATTGACCTTTAAATGCTATTTTTtgctatttgttttttttttttgttttttcatttgaTCAATGGTTGTTGTTAAAGACAAAATtcgataaatgagttaattactGGACAAACTCAACTCAATTTAAATGTGTTATTTGTTTTTTGGCTTTTGACTTTCTGAGTTttgaacaacaaaaataataggACAAAACTCTTtagttttgtctttttttttttgaaagggaGTCTAGGTAACAATGATTctcttgaacaacatgaacaaccactaATTAAATACAAGTACACTACTTACtcattaaatttactcttttaatcctattaattcataTTGTTCACTCATTGTTCAAGAATATTATTAGTTATCTATACTtctcttttttaaatttaacttttagAGAATATATATGAGATgagattaattttgaaaattagttatttttctaatatggcaataatatattattaattgtctttaaaaaattcttttacaatgtgtatgaaaattaaattatatatattgttgaaCTAACACATTTTTTTAGGATAATACAATTTGCCATCTTAATGAGATTAAGTATATGTAATATGAGATAACATAAGGTAAATATAATTAGAATAGTTTAAAGGTGGAAATTTAAGGGAAAATAGTGTGAAAAATTTTGTATGATGTAGAAAAACTGAAAAAGAGTCAAGGACACATTTGGATCCGCATTTGTCGTTGACACCAATTCTTAGTgcagatattttttttttcaaacagtcAAAATCCAATTTAACTCCAATCTAAACCCTTTCATGTAGTAAACCATacagtgaattaaaaattatagatTGAATCTAGGTGTTATTGTTGTTGTAAATATATATTGATTATACAGAGAATATGGACTAAACTTGGTTTCTTATTTTTGTCATGCATGTAGTAGGTGTATGGGGCCATGGCAGCGAGGAGCctaaaataattattaagaaagggatgaTTATGTTTCTttctgctctttttttttttcttttttcttctgaaATTGGTTTAGTAGTTCTgtgttttaaatttatatatcgtAAATGTATAACCTCACTAGCTACTTTGTTTCGGTTGGCTGTACATAAGCTTTAAGAAATAAATGAAGATTTTTAATTGTTAGTGAGATCTTGCGTTCACAAAAAGATTACCCACGAGATATTCTGGCAGTTGTATGATTGCTTATAGAATTGAATGATTTACATGCTTGCACTAATAAGCAAAGAAAATGGCATCTTACCCTTTGGCATCGTTGGAAAGGGGGAAGGAACCTAGAACCTTAAAATATTCGAACTTGAGGTCACAAACTCAATGCCATTAGTCTCGTGAATGTGTTAatattattgaaattaatttaaacaaCTTGAGTTAGTCAATTTGCAATAGTGTTTTCCTGACATAAagagtttaaatattatttaaaagttatttatttatatttttagaatatttaatttaatttgatatattttaattttatttatttaattattagattgagttttatgtttatgagcttaggattttatttattttaacctaataagaagtTATAAATACCTTAAACTATTATAGTCGTAGTATTGAGTGATTAAAAGTGCCAAAATACTTTTTGATTTTGTGATAAAATTATAGTGCGGACAAGTGAGGCAGAAAATTGGTAGAAAGTTGATAAATCTCTtcgattcaattttcaaattatgGTGTGAATAAGttagattgatgatttttcattGCATCAAGAAATTAGATAAAAAGTAGAGTAATtgtctttgtattcaatttcaattttttttgtttctatttcaattacaatttatcttttctattcttgtcttgtttattctttttttttccttatcatttggtatcaaagtattttaaataatataaactaataatttctaaataatatttgaactcttcatatcatgAACATTTGAAACACGTATTATTTGACTAGTTAACTCATACATTTAAGCAAATATCGATATTCAAATTCCCCTTGTGTGCGCAACAATTTATTGGCTAACATCTAACAACTAACTATAACAAATTAGTATTTGacctgtcaaattaaaaaaatatcttaaaaaataaaaaattatattgaaattatatatataacattattctatatttgttttctttgaaatttttaaaaaatttaaacgatAATAACCTAacgattaatttattttaattttgtcgaCATTTCACAAAATTGTTTGTACCAATACCAAAACACTATAAAATTTTGATAACCtcaaattaattactaatttagAGTTATTTGTTTCATTTAGTTATGTTATTGTTGTCTACTCtcataaattaaaaggttatataACCCTAGAGCTAGATGATGAGCATCCATTTGTTGTTGAAAATTTATAGCAAATTTTGTTCGAGATTAAAGTGAgataaaagaaattttaaataaaCTTAACATGTAAAATTGTATATagaatttattcattaaagtttTAGTCCTATTTTATATTTAAGGGGTGATCGCTAAaactcttattttatatttaaactatGTTAGGTGTAAGttaaaatttatcattaaaatcaaatatcaatatatattaaaatataaaatataaaatatgtattaaaaataaattaaattatatatgtactatttatatataaatatatagtaattaaattttaatatacacatagtatttttatttatatttaagggACGATCATGCTctctctcttattattattattattattaattcaagTATTCGAGTTTCTTTGTTAGAATTTGTATAATTTTGTTAGGCTTAAgtaaattcttttatatatatatatatatatatatatatataccttatgCTAAAATATGTCTTTTGTTCAACAAGAATCGTAATCTAAATCTCTAAGTCATAAAATCTCATAGTATATACTATTGAACTATTTTAATTTGTTCTATAAAGTATAAACTTAGCTAATAAAAGAAGAAACATAAATGGTTATTTGTGATATTCTGCCACATGCTATTCTCCTAAAGTAAGCTCAAATGCCATAAAGGGGACTCTTAATTTCAACTATGCACTAATGCAATAATAGCTGAATTCAGGTGACTCCACATGTAGTCTTGAACGTTTCATACacaatt from Arachis hypogaea cultivar Tifrunner chromosome 10, arahy.Tifrunner.gnm2.J5K5, whole genome shotgun sequence includes:
- the LOC112716842 gene encoding FH protein interacting protein FIP2: MKDAESHSPSVVRLNIGGKKFCTTTDTLTQREPDSMLAAMFSGRHTLCLDSDKGYVFVDRDGKHFRHILNWLRDGVVPTLEDSEYNELLREAEYYQLLGLIDGINTVLNKRKEDDDLHTELTRTDIIKCIQSDKVRFRGVNLSGLDLSKLDLSFVDFSYACLKNVFFSRANLQCAKFRDVDAEASIFHNATLRECEFTGANLRGALLAGACLQSANLQDACLVDCSFCGADLRSAHLQNADLTNANLEGAVLEGANLKGAKLNNANLKGANLQRAYLRHVNLRETHLEGAKLDGANLLGAIR
- the LOC112716843 gene encoding uncharacterized protein, whose product is MSGIIEKIEEVLHIGGNKDGDHKGDDHKGDHKEEHKDHHDDEKKKKEKKDDDGDSIVDKIKDKIHGDHDDKDEHKGEEKKKKKKKKDKKKHEDGHDDHDHKSDSGSGSGSGSGSGSGSDSD